The Euzebyales bacterium genome has a segment encoding these proteins:
- a CDS encoding helix-turn-helix domain-containing protein produces MDTKLPHTRLDEAQLAPLGSLDDPTRRRLYEYVAASGAPVSRDQAATALGLDRSLVVYHLDKLVDEGLLAASFARPDGRGGPGAGRPAKHYQRADREFAVSLPPRDYRLLAELLARAVEHDASDAARRALGQAAAEHGRELAAANRGDDTCGTDGLVRRLADKGYEPYDDDGVMRLRNCPFRQLAREHTNLICGMNVAMLTGMTQALGVDVDVRLDPAPDRCCVAFVGDPDGGRRATMP; encoded by the coding sequence ACCCCACCCGCCGCCGGCTGTACGAGTACGTCGCCGCGAGTGGCGCGCCCGTCAGCCGCGACCAGGCCGCGACGGCCCTGGGCCTCGACCGCTCGCTTGTCGTCTACCACCTCGACAAACTCGTCGACGAAGGGTTGCTTGCGGCGTCCTTCGCCCGACCCGACGGACGGGGCGGCCCCGGCGCGGGCCGTCCCGCCAAGCACTACCAACGCGCCGACCGCGAGTTCGCCGTCAGTCTGCCCCCGCGCGACTATCGGCTGCTCGCCGAGTTGCTCGCTCGTGCCGTCGAGCACGACGCCTCCGACGCTGCCCGCCGCGCCCTCGGGCAGGCCGCCGCGGAACACGGCCGAGAGCTCGCCGCTGCCAACCGCGGCGATGACACCTGCGGCACCGACGGTCTCGTCCGGCGCCTTGCCGACAAGGGCTACGAACCCTACGACGACGACGGCGTCATGCGGCTCCGCAACTGCCCCTTCCGCCAGCTCGCCCGCGAACACACGAATCTGATCTGCGGAATGAACGTCGCCATGCTGACCGGCATGACCCAAGCACTCGGCGTCGACGTTGACGTCCGCCTCGACCCGGCTCCCGACCGCTGTTGCGTCGCATTCGTCGGCGACCCCGACGGTGGCCGACGCGCCACCATGCCGTGA